The following are encoded together in the Parambassis ranga chromosome 20, fParRan2.1, whole genome shotgun sequence genome:
- the LOC114453233 gene encoding oocyte zinc finger protein XlCOF19-like, which translates to MVLSHKATQVLLQQHDCKEEEILQLCNQKRNCSLDWEVPEPTRIKEEHQVLCSSDEGEQHEDTDPFVVTADESNHIKPDVVLSRNSAPGQKCLKCKFCGKSFKCQWNLNTHQRTHTGEKPFSCKTCGKCFSQSIHLTAHMRTHTGEKPFSCKICRKGFSRNTHLTIHLRTHTGDKPYSCKTCGKCFSQKSGLNIHMRTHTGDKPYSCKTCGKCFSHNSAFNIHIRTHKDEKPYSCKTCGKCFLHSSALTVHMRTHTGEKPFSCKTCGKRFSHNSALTVHMRTHTGEKPFSCKTCGKHFSSSCDVSRHMKTHKDVSQAGDPSEPSV; encoded by the exons atggttctctctcacaaagCTACTCAAG TTCTCcttcaacaacatgactgtaaggaggaagagattctgcagctctgtaaccagaagagaAACTGCAGTCTGGACTGGGAGGTACCAGAGCCCACACGGATTAAAGAGGAGCATCAggttctctgcagcagtgatgagggagagcagcatgaGGACACTGACCCATTTGTTGTGACTGCTGATGAAAGTAACCATATTAAACCTGATGTGGTTCTCTCTCGCAACTCTGCTCCAGGacaaaaatgtctaaaatgtaAGTTTTGTGGAAAATCATTTAAATGTCAGTGGAATCTTAATACACAtcagagaacccacacaggtgagaagcctttttcttgcaaaacatgtgggaaatgctTTAGTCAAAGTATTCATTTgactgcccacatgagaacccacacaggtgagaagccgttttcTTGCAAAATATGTAGGAAAGGTTTTAGTCGAAATACTCATTTAACTATCCActtgagaacccacacaggtgataagccatattcttgcaaaacatgtggtaAATGTTTTTCTCAAAAGAGTGGGTTAAAtatccacatgagaacccacacaggtgataagccatattcttgcaaaacatgtgggaaatgttttagtcaCAATAGTGCTTTTAACATTCACATAAGAACCCACAAAgatgagaagccatattcttgcaaaacatgtgggaaatgtttctTACACAGTAGTgctttaactgtccacatgagaacccacacaggtgagaagccattttcttgcaaaacatgtgggaaacgTTTCAGTCACAACAGTGCtctaactgtccacatgagaacccacacaggtgagaagccattttcttgcaaaacatgtgggaaacaTTTCAGTAGTAGTTGCGATGTTTCTCGTCACATGAAGACCCACAAAGATGTTTCCCAAGCAGGTGATCCATCTGAACCATCTGTGTGA